A genome region from Hevea brasiliensis isolate MT/VB/25A 57/8 chromosome 7, ASM3005281v1, whole genome shotgun sequence includes the following:
- the LOC110668752 gene encoding uncharacterized protein LOC110668752 has translation MLLLCKPVKFYKQKPKLLEKSVTTDQESSPESPCIEEEDEEEQEEDIILSKELVPEDESITEEKGTGEKEDICQIDEYIDRSYPVILSESDCCLYRSSTSDQDSEADWPFQDKMFRSPDCSDGSISDEESLIEIALPSGHYIGHKEEESKFNLQKKFPDFTTTGSFYKQHGLMELLAELNEMNEEENLIEIDISMGSIKCPRFDIEA, from the exons ATGCTTCTTCTTTGCAAACCAGTTAAG TTCTATAAGCAAAAACCAAAGCTGCTGGAGAAATCAGTCACAACTGATCAAGAAAGTTCGCCTGAATCGCCTTgcatagaagaagaagatgaagaagaacaagaagaagaTATTATTTTATCTAAAGAACTAGTTCCTGAAGATGAATCCATCACAGAAGAGAAAGGAACTGGAGAAAAGGAAGATATCTGCCAGATTGATGAGTACATAGACAGATCATATCCAGTTATACTATCAGAAAGTGACTGCTGCCTCTACCGTTCTTCAACTAGCGATCAGGATTCTGAAGCAGACTGGCCATTTCAAGACAAGATGTTTCGAAGCCCGGATTGCTCTGATGGATCTATTTCTGATGAGGAAAGTCTCATTGAAATTGCCCTTCCTAGTGGACACTACATTGGTCATAAAGAAGAAGAATCCAAGTTTAATCTGCAGAAGAAATTCCCAGATTTCACAACAACAGGTTCATTCTATAAGCAACATGGTCTAATGGAGCTTTTGGCAGAACTAAATGAGATGAACGAGGAAGAAAACTTGATTGAGATTGATATATCAATGGGCTCCATCAAGTGTCCAAGGTTTGACATTGAAGCTTAA